The genomic region CGACCGGCTCCAGGCCGGTACGGGCGATGGCGGCGTCGAGCACACGTTCGGTGCCGGGCGTCACCGGCACCAGCGGCAGACGGATCTCGGCTTCGCAGAGCCCCAGCTTCGCCGCGACATACTTCACCGGCGACGGGCTGGTCTCGGTGAACAGCGCACGATGCAGCGGCATCAGCCGCTCGTGGATCTCAAGCGCGGTCCTGGCATCGCCCGCCCGCCAGGCCGCCTGCATCTCGGCACAGAGCCTGGGCGCGATATTGGCGGTCACCGAGATGCAGCCATGGCCGCCATTGGCCAGGAAGGCCAGCGCCGTGCCGTCTTCTCCCGACAGCTGAACGAACTCGGTGCCGATGGTCTGGCGCACCGCCAGCGGCCGCACCAGATCGGCGGTCGCATCCTTCACGCCGCGGATATTCGGCAGTTCGGCAAGCCGGGCCATGGTATCGACGGTCATGTCGATCACGGAACGGCCGGGGATGTTGTAGATGAAGATCGGCAGCGAGGTGCTTTCGGCCACCGCCCTGAAATGGGCGTAGAGGCCGGCCTGGGTCGGCTTGTTGTAATAGGGCGTCACCACCAGCAGCGCATCGGCGCCGGCCTTCTCCGCATGGATCGCCAGCTTCTGCGCTTCATGGGTGGAGTTCGAGCCGGCACCCGCGATGACCGGCACCCGGCCGGCTGCGGCCTCGATGCAGATCTCGGTGACCCGCATATGCTCGTCATGCGACAGGGTGGGCGATTCGCCGGTGGTGCCGCAGGGCACAAGGCCGTCGCTGCCTTCGCGGATCAGCCAGTCCACGAACGACGCATAGGCTTTCTCGTCGACCTTGCCGTCCTTGAACGGGGTCAGCGTGGCGACGATAGAGCCGTGGAAGCGTTCGGCGTTCATGGGGGTCCGTCCTCGAAGCGGAAGGCGTCAAGCCTGATTGGGCGGCGACTGGCCTTTGCGGGGTCAAGATCCCGGTCGATGGCGGCTCCGGTTTGTTCCGGGCGCGCGCAGCCGGGCGTTCGGGTCCGGCCGTGACCCGCGGGTTGTGACGGGTCATCGGCAGGTCCGCGCAACATAGCCCCGCCGGCAGGCTTCGACAAGGCGCGCGGCAGCCGGATCTGCCCGAATTCCTTTCAATCTGCGGCCAGGTCGGCACCCGGCAGGGGAATCGGGTGAAAGTTTTTTAAGCAGCGATAAGGCTTGCGAGGAAGTCGTCGTCCCAAGCGGCGACCTTGCGTCGGAGGCGTAGGGAGTCCTTTCCCGGTGCTTGTCGCAGCAGGTTATGAGCCATGTGCTTCAGGGTTGTGAAGTTGGCTGGGGCGTTTTGGGTACGC from Tistrella mobilis harbors:
- the dapA gene encoding 4-hydroxy-tetrahydrodipicolinate synthase — protein: MNAERFHGSIVATLTPFKDGKVDEKAYASFVDWLIREGSDGLVPCGTTGESPTLSHDEHMRVTEICIEAAAGRVPVIAGAGSNSTHEAQKLAIHAEKAGADALLVVTPYYNKPTQAGLYAHFRAVAESTSLPIFIYNIPGRSVIDMTVDTMARLAELPNIRGVKDATADLVRPLAVRQTIGTEFVQLSGEDGTALAFLANGGHGCISVTANIAPRLCAEMQAAWRAGDARTALEIHERLMPLHRALFTETSPSPVKYVAAKLGLCEAEIRLPLVPVTPGTERVLDAAIARTGLEPVGPSRIGN